The DNA segment CTTGGGTGGAGTCGGCTTGGGTCATGGCGTCGGCGGCGGATTCCAGTCCGGATACGGTGCTTCTGCCGGAGGACACCAGGCAGGATTCCAAAAGGGCGCTTCAGGGCACAACCAGGGATCCGGAGCCTTTGCAGGTGGCTCCTCCCAAAGGAACGTCAACGCCTATAACAACAACCAGGGCTACAGCCACAGCTCTGGCTTCTCGGCCAGCGACACCAAGAAGTTTGGTGCCGGACATCAGCAGGGATCCTCAGGATTCCAGGGCGGTGCCGCTGGTCACCAGGCTGGGTTCGGACAGTCCTCTTTCGGAAAGGCCGCCGGCGTCGGTCATGCAGGCGTCGGCCTCCACGGCTGAAGGTAGGCAAAGTGTGGCGGAAAAGTGTGCATAGAGCCGCATAAGGACTGTAAATGCCTTTATCTTGTGCAGGAAACCCCAAACAATTAAACTTCATCCCCTGTTTAAGATATTAAATGTGAAGTATGTGTGGTATTATAAAAGCTCCAGTGTGATACTGCGTTAGAAAGAATTATCTTAGATGTTGGTTTACTTCTGCTTTTAGGCTGTCTTTCTCTTGTTGTTTATGCAGAGTTAATGACATAAGTCAatcaactggggttctttaacgtgcagtgatatctcacagcacaatgcctctagaattttgcctccatcgaaattcgacgtcCTGTGGTTTCACAGTGTCATGCTAAAATAGGAATAATTTTTATGCACTGACACCACACTGAGCTATGCAAAGAGGATGTATTAGGAAATGGTGAAATTTcactctgcatttttttttcaggatccGCTGCTGTCACACGGATGACATATTCCACCCTCACAAAGAAGAAAAGGACGGTCCAACTCAGCTGGAATCATTCTTTCCTGTGAGAGCTGTCATCCCCATGCGTCATCTGTGGCCCAACCTTCGGTCGAGCTGCAGTATTTCTTACTGGCAACACAGTATGCACACTGTTCCTTTTATCAGTAGTCAAACATCCACCACCAAATTCAATAAACTGTGTTTGCCCAAATACTAAGCCTTCTATCTCTTTTCATATTAGGATAAATGGGACCACTTGTGCGATGTGCAGTGGCTGGCATAGTGGAAGATGCAGAGTGCTCCATCGGATGGCCAATAGGAAGACGTCTTTATTCTTGGTTCATTCTTGGAGGAAGTACTATACACTGTAAGCAGCGTTCAAATCTAGCGTACATACGTTGTGGCGGAAAGTTTAAATAGTGGACAGTCCTACTGGAAGCCTCCGCGCTATTAAATTTCATACCATATCATGTGCTGCCAAGAGAGTTGTCTTGCAGTGCTCGGTTCTCGAGAGGCCATTTGCTAATTGCTAAATGATTACATGTACCGAGAGGTAGAAATCATGCCTGCAAAATGCGTTAACCGCATTCGTATTGTTAAATGAAGATGTCTTAGCAATACGCACGAAATAACATGTTCTTATGTTACGCCTGAGAGTACCAAATTCTCTCCACAAAAAGAAGGGGGAAGCCTATCGCACCTAACTTTTTAGCAGAGTTTAGCTAAAGATTTCTATAGTAGGACCGCGCGCATATGTGGCAGCTTTTCACTGCAGAAGCGCTGTAGCTATTAGCAACAGTGCCCTTCCTTTACCATACTCTTTATTATCCACATATCTGAGACCATGGCCTTTTCTCTTTTAAAACTGGAATGAACTGCCACTTTGCTTTTCTCGTCGTATCTACTCTAGAACTATAGCGAACAAGGGATTGCTTTTTCAAAGTTGGGCTGCTTAAGCTTTATTTCTACAAAATCGGCTTAGCAATGCCCGTCGTCTATAACCCCATACCTTTCAGTTTTCTGCGTAGCGGTGAAGTGATAGCGAAATTTGCTTTCACTGAGGCACGATGAAGTGGGATGATGTGCGGCATATGATCAAGCACTCTCCCGATGATGCGAAAACTAACTTTTATATGGGTGTGTTGGCCCGTTATTAGTCCCTTGCTCCTTGTCCCCCTTCAGCCAACGAAGTATCTGGTTCTAATTAAGTCGTAGcatcattatcaccatcagtTGTCATCATAATCGCCATCGCGAAGCAATTGGCTTCAAATTATGCGTAGAATATAACTGAAGAAACCGAAGCTTTCAGCTCATGGAAGTAAGAAAACGGTACACAGGATGGGTGAGCTGTGTCGGAAGAGATTTGTAGAAAATGTTGCatctgaaaaagaagaaaagcactgGAAAACAAATGCACAGGCAGTTACACGATGCGATGCGGCTAATCTGTGTTGGTAGTATTGGTTGTACATTTTGCTTTAACGTACATTGACCGCCTTCCTTTTGAGTCTGAGTTTAATTTCGTTGTCACTTTTTCTATCCCCTGCTGCGCGGGTTTCTTGTGTCTGGAGGCGTCTAGAGTGTGGAAGTGGCCGAGGTAATATAAAGGGAGAATTGGAGGCCTGTAGGAGGGAGATGCACTTTTACCTATGGGCGCCCTGGGATGCACCCACCGAAGGGCAGTCCGGAGGAGGCACTTTCCGGGAGCGGCACGTGCTGGGTAGGCGCCCCTATCCGCTCCTATCTGCGATCCGCTAGAGGCGCGGGGGGTTGGAGTCTTCGGACACACACATGCAAACACGGACCACGGCTTTTTCGCCGGAATAAGACTATTCTACTAACTGAGTAAAAAACCATACCGCCCACAAGCGCTCTTGTGTGGTGCGTGTTTGTTCTTGGAATTATATTTTCCTTACGTGTACAGAAATGCTAGATGACCGCACTAAACGTACAGCCATAAAAAACAAGGAATAGGAACCAATGTGCCTGGTATGAGACTGCAAAAACAGGCAGCTCAGTGAAGTTTAAAAGATAAACGGAGGCTTCATAACTAGCACGCTTTATGTGCTAAGCCAACTGGCCAGTGATATTCGCGAACTCTGAAAACTCTCACATGTAGAGTTCTCGAACTTTTTAAAATCCTGCGTTAAGCTTCAAAATTTGGACCAGGGCACTGGACGCTTCCAGTGGACAGTACTATGGACGATAAAATAAAGAATATAAAGAAACTCTTATACATATGGCGATTTCTATTGGTATATCGAACAGGAGCTTCCCCacgcaaaaaagaaaatgtaTAGGTTGTGCAGTGTTGTCGCGATTTCTTttcgatagtttttttttcattacttctCAGGAATGTCATAAAAGAATAGAGTCGTCTGGCTTCTTATTTCAGTGCGTACATTAAAGGCCATTGACTCCCCACTATTTCACCGCCCGCAGGATTTGTTCACTTAACCTCTAACGAGTTACGTGACTTAGGGAGCATCAGGGCACTTGGGCGCGAACCTCCAATCAGTGTTGCTCTGACACAACAAACTGTGAAATTAGCGACCTAAATTAAACTTCACCTGACATGATACGTTAAAAAACGAATAATACCTTGGCGGTAAGAGTGCACCAGAGGTGACCTTATAGCGCAATGTCTACAACACGATGGATCTGTAGAGTCATCGACAGCCTGTGCGTGAGCCCAAGGAAACAACGGCAGTTACTGCGGTTTGTCTTGCACTCATTCAGAGGATATACTTGAGCGTTCGaactcttactcatcacgttttgagatttcgtggggtctgctaccactctgagatcacagcgccatctgtggcagcaaatactcatcacgtttcgagatttcgtgaggtctcctgtcaccctgagatcaaagcaccatctgtggctgcaactaaaATTGCGCATCtcacattgagacttgtagcgccatctacattagcattgtagaaacaaatatcacgtgccaatggtgacgtcacggtccaatatggtggacagaggtggaacttggtgagtatgacgtcaggggacgaaatggcggcatagtttcggtttctctaatccaagatggcggttattaaaattggttgtgccctctcatccatTTTCCCCTACTGATTGCCCAAACAACATGTTTTGGTGTGTTTGCagtatttgtgtgtgtgttttcgcaCAGCTTTAAACGAAAAATAAGCAACGCCATGTGTTTCTGGCATCCCCACCATTCACTTTCATTGCCGGTGTAATTAACTACTGGCCTTTACAGACTTGCATGCGAATGTCATCAACTATTCCTTGAGGgttttttaagcatgaaatgcttttagcccCCATACCCGACAAACTAAGGCGAACATCGTCCGGAAACCACGGATAATACAGATCCGACCTTATTCGAAATACTACCAAGCTTTCCTTCCGAACGGTATGCAGCAGAAAATATTCTGCCCCGAGCGGGGATTCAAACCAGCGGCGAGGCAAATAGATCTCGAAGCTGTCGGTCCTCTTCTGCTTCTGATCAGGTCCAAGCCTTGTCCCCTGCAACTCAAAGTCCCCTTCCACAGTGCGTGCAAATGCGATGTGGGACTAACTGATCTCTCATACAAATTTTGACAATAATTTCTCAAAGCCCTTtgattgctattttttttttcggcgtaacGCTGGAATTGCCGCAAATGTGCCGCTCGAGAAAGCTTTCATGacgttattttctttatttctttatcgaAAAAGAGCAGCTCTTGTTAGCTGCATACGTCATCGTTTTGTGAATGAATTCAGTAATGATAACCACTGAAAAGTGAGCGCGTTTACGAACTCCAACACGATGAGGTTTCGGCGGAAACATACTGCTGATGTTTAAAGTCTGTGCGAAGCACCGCAGTCAGTGACCACCAGAAAATTTAATTACCTCATTGCCCACCTATCTCTCACTTATGTCGCAATTATTCAAATGGCCTGTTAATTTATCCCTCTATATTGTTTTTTGGGGTTTCGGTAATTTTGGCCTTTTGATAAACAAAGATTTCAGTGCTGCGTAATTCCGCTGCTGGCGCCTCTCTATCCTCGTTCGAGCGCAGCTTATTTCTAGCTCATGGTGCGCATCCGGCAACTGTCACTCTGGTGAGTAATATTGGAATTTATTGCGAGCGAACAGCAGGACGACTGCCCCGATATCAGCGCGAGAAACATATAAACTGATATTCGGCAATACAGCAAAAaaatggcaaaataaaatataatttttacacaaaccgaACTCGGAGAAACAAGAAAATAGGAACACTAAGTAAAAGCAGCGCTTTTCATTGCAACctccctcccccccaaaaaacaaaaacaaaacaatccCTGCGCACTACAAGCGGCGAACAGAGCTAAAACCAGCTTCTTGAACTCTGATGACCAATTCAACAAACTTCCCTTCTCTAATCTGTTCACCATATACAGCGTTAGTGACTACTGTTGAGCTAAaatgctttctgtattttttacTCACGGCATTTTAAATATACAAGAAATGGTCTTCAAAGGCTGCAGTAAGACTGTGAACTTACGAAGGCTCATTATGTCTCTGATTGTGCTATGTCTGTAACAAGaaagcagtatttgtaaataaataaataaataaataaataaataaataaataaataaataaataggcagCAGGCTATCAGCTACTCTTCAAAAATTTGTATACCTGCTATTCGACGTATAAGTGTGAGTCAAGGCTTTTAGATCGAGATGGTTCTATCCGTGCGCAGCGGCCAATGATGACTTACGTATACAATACGCTGTTCGAGAATGATGTTAGTCGGCCGTTGGGATATAACAGGTGACGAGCCAATAGACATACGCGTGTGGACATTCCAGCCGGCCGCAGGAAACACCAGTCTCACTTATAACGCGCTTAGATTAATGTGACTTGTTGCAATGTAAGCCCCGCTTATGAAGCTCTTTCGTCACCGAGTTTTCAATGGGTCCAGCTCTTGACTTTCGATAGGTAGGATAGAGCTCGGTTCGCAGCATCTTCGTGCCTGCAGAGATGGGCCTATTGTTGAGATCGTCGGTGAGCGGAGGGTAAAGAAATAATCTGAAGTTGGCAATTGAAACTGAAATGTGCGCGTGAGAAGCTGCAGCCAAGAGGCAAACATTGCGTTCATTTTACATTTCGCAGTCTTTttgagctacaaaaatacaagtGCTGTCACAGGCGCGCAGTTTTGGTGATTTTCAAAGGCATCGATTACACAGTGCACGCACAAAAGTCAACGTAAGTACTGTGGACTTATTCAGGCTAAAAGAAAATGCAGATACGCAGTAAAATGCATTTCCTTCAACTAGTGTTCGTGTCTGTAATTTCTTAGTTCCAATATATTGCCGGTTAACGAAACACTGATGACATCTCTATTAAATTTTGGTTTTTATTAGAAATCGGTTCGACGGCGCTCTCTCAATATTCTGTCTGTCTGATAGTAAAATACCAAATAGAATAAAAACTTTCCGGCGTCTCAACTCTAACTACATATTTAAGTCATTTTAAGACTTAAAATGACTTCGTGATCATCGTCAGGAGAAGGAGCGTTTGGTTGTGTAGCCTGGCCTCTCGGACCAGCAGTTATGAAAATGACTCTGCGTCACAGCTGCTTCCTTGCGAAAACGCGGGTGGTGGCAACAACTGTACTTCATTTCAGAAGTGACAGCCGCCGAAGTCCGAGACTAGGGAGCACACCCGCACATTCCCCTCCCAAACCTCCCAATCAGTCAATAAATTAATTAGGTCATTCATTTATTGGTCTTTTCTATAGATTATAAAAGATTCATTTTCATTGAAAGTAGCATATTTGCCATTATAGGACTCGCAAATCTACCGATACAGGACCACATCAGGCCAATTCGTTCCCAGCTTCCCTTTGGTAAATATAATTTTTCGGCACCAGGAAGCTTCGCAGTATTGAAATTTTACTTCACCTATTTTGTTTTGTAGCAAGGCGGCAAGTAACCAAGTAAGTGTACCATGCGAAGTTACCATGCAATGAATGCAACTAAAAAGAGGTGTAATAATTTAAGCCACCTGAAGAAGCTGGTATTAGATAAACCAAGTGCttcagactgaaaaaaaaagcttcttggCTAAGGTAAACACGACCTGGAGCGCTTGGCCGCGAAAAATGTCCACGACGAAACAGAAACCCAGCGTACTTTCATATTCCTTCGGTCTCTTTCCGTAGCGGTTAATTCATCTGGTGCAACCATTTCTCGGTAGCGATCAAGTGGTTCTGTGTTGTGGTAATATTTCACAAATTCCAACTAGCGAAGTCCTCCTGAAATCAACGTCGCGAAGCACTGTTTACggaggcgcgggggggggggggggggggcgaggggcAAGATAGTGGGCCGTGCAATCTTTCGCTTTGGAAAGACAGCGACACGGGGACGGCAGGCCAGTCGacaaatgaagaaaaagaaaggaaaagaaacacaAACTAAGGCCTTCCCGAAAGAACTCACGCTTGCAAACGATTTCAGTCTGACGGGAGCTCTGCACGCGGGGCAAGTTTTTAAGCCGAAAGCTGCGTAAAGGCGACCTTGCGTAGACGCAGAGACACACGTTATCGCTGCTGTGACCTCCAGGCCGGGAGAAAACGCTTTTCCTCCTCACCCACGCCGGTGCTCAGAAAGGGAGGGAAGGACGCTCGCCAAAGTGAGCGGGAGTGGAAAGGGTGTGAGCTTCTCGGAATGAAAAGAAGTCGAAAGGTGTGGTGTGAAATCGAACTGGGGGTAACGCTCGTAAGGCGGGGGCTTTCTGGCGTTCTCTTCTTTCTTGCTGTTTTCAACTGTAAGGCCCGGTACTCGCAGAACGTGCCGCTGTTTTGCCTTCTTGTTTCTCCTTTTCCGTGGCCCCGGCAGGTAGTATAAAAGAACCGACGCAGTGCAGCACGGCAAGTCAGCAGCTTCCAAACTGTGGTTCACTAGCCCAAGACAGCAGCGGAACCATGAAGGTGAGCATGTGTTGAAGTTTTAGTGGCATTCAACAGTTTGTGCATATCTAAGCTTTCTCTTTTCTGATTGAAAGCAAATGTGTGAAATTGCATATTTAGCTAAAATGAGACGTTTTGGTGACGATAAATACCTTCGTTACTTTTGTGAGAAGAGCCTCTGAAGGGCGATATCTCCTGTTCTAGCTTACAGGATATGTCGCTCTCATTTCATGCTGCGGACCATTGCAAAGTTATGTGGCTGACCGCCGTGTTGCATTTTCTGCGCAATTGACACGCAGAGGTATAGTCAGGCATTCTTCAAAATATTTATTATCCGCTGTCTTCCACTCTTCGGCAATGTGGAACTTGAATAGAATGTACTTTTCACGCTTATCGCTTGCACTTATCATAAAGGCGTGAAGTTGAGACCTTGTTCCCTGCACCTAGACCTCATAGCAATAGTTTATTTTTGGCCTTCCAATATAACGAGTAAATAACCTGGCCAGTCTGAATTATAAATAGCAGGTTTTGCGTAAACTGCATATTTATGCAGTAGAGCTGCGTAGTAAACTATAAATGCccttcttgtaattcttttttttGGTCATGTCTAACGATGCAGTCATATTAGCAGCGTTGAACAATGCGTTCATTTTAGTCGCAATATATTTGAACGGATATTTTATACGCAGCGCTATTCCATTGCCAGAAAAATTTCTTAATGCCGCATTTTAAAAAGGGCATGTCCAGTCCCATCACATTACATTTAGTATAAATGTGTCGCTTTTGGCGACCTAGTTGACGCCTACTTTTTATAACATTAGAGGCAGATATTGAACCCATACTTTATTGGGATTTTTTTTCATCTGCTGCTAAAGCGGGGACTTGAGCTTTTCTAGCATGTATATTAAAAACAAACGCCACTGTAGAATGCTTACATATGGGCAGGCTACACAAAGATGAGTGCTTTTAATTGCATTTTTCTCACTTAAAGTATACCTGAAGCGGTTTTACGTGTCAAGAGGTAGTACTTATACGGCATCACTTATCTGTGATCTAAGTGGTGAACAATTAGTCATTTGTGGGGTCTCATTTATCAAAGCACAACGCATTCCAGCACAAACTATacctttttcttaaaattttCTGTATGAACGTCGAAAATGCTCGGATGATCGCAGAACCTGTTAACACACGTAGCGCCTGTAGGTTGCTAAGTACCTTCATAAAGTTATGTTTTTTCGCTTCCTGTGCCCCACATACACCGAATCGGTGTGAAACGCAACTTTTATTCTCTTAAATTGTCAGACGCAGACCTTCGCAACCATCACCCTCTTTGCCTTCGTGGCCTGCATCGCTTTCGCCGAAGAGGCCGCGAAGAAAGAAGATAAGAAGGACGTCGAAGGCCGTGGAGGGGTCCTGGGTGGCGTGGGCTACGGTGCCGGAGTGGGCCCAGGCCTTGTTGGTCCGGGAGTGGTCGGCAACCCCGCTCTGGTCGGAGCAGGTCTCGGACACGGAGTTGGCTTGGGTGGAGTCGGCTTGGGTCATGGAGGCGGCTTTCAGTCCGGATACGGTGCTTCTGCCGGAGGACACCAGGCTGGCTTCCAGAAGGGCGCTGCAGGACACAACCAGGGATCCGGTGCGTTCGCCGGCGGCGCCTCCCACAGGAACGTCAACGCCTACAACAACAACCAGGGCTACAGCCACAGCTCTGGCTTCTCGTCCAGCGACAGCAAGAGCTTCGGTACCGGACATCAGCAGGGATCCTCTGGATTCCAGGGCGGTGCCGCTGGTCACCAGGCTGGGTTCGGACAGTCCTCTTTCGGAAAGGCCGCTGGCGTTGGCCACGCAGGCGTGGGCCTCCACGGCTAAAGGTATCCGCTGTTCTGCTACGGATGCTCTAAAAGCTAGGAGTGGAAGGCGTGCGGGTTGtatttgcttttgtttagtgGGATGAAACTATTCTAAAGAGAGCTGTTTTTTTTAGTAAAATTCAAGTGCGTGTGACGAGAGAGTTCTTGACCTTAATTGAATCATATGTGGGCCACATGTGAGAGATACTAatctgttcttttcttttatttcagcgGTTGCTGCTTCATCTAGATTTGCCTTCATGCGTCGTCAACTCATCCCATTCTGCCATTAAACAAAAAGCAAATACTAATAAAGGCGTCAAACCTTTTAAATATCTCTGTCCtcctttattttcatgtttgaAGGGTTTTTCAAACGCCCATCGTTTTTACCGCTGCAAAGCCGAATCGTCGAGACTGCTTTCTTTGCTTTTGTCAGAGCCTAGAACTATCGTGTAAAGCTGCGTTTTTATTTGAACGCGTGTTCGGAACAAAACACTTAGCCATCGAACCAGTAGCGCTAATGACGGATATTGAACGACGCGCATTACTGCCATGAAATGCTTACAAAGGCTACATCGAACGAAGTGATGCGTTGAAATCGTTCTTTTGTTTTTAAAAAGCCACACGTGTGTAAATAGTCCACATGAGATAAGCTTTTGACGGACGCTCTCTTTGTAATGAATATGTTGGCGAGAAAGGCTCGCGTAATATATATCTTAATTTGTAGTTCCGATTGTAAACGAAGTTATTTGCTGCTCTATTTGTTATGCATGACTATTCAAAAAGGCACCTATATCACTTGCTACCAGGTTATATTTTTCTCTAAATCCCATcgttgtaacttttttttttaccagaaaaACGCCCTGAAACTAATTTTCTCGGAACTTAGCTCTACAGCTTTTATGGCGACTTTATGAGAAAAATGATTTTTTGAGATAATCGAGtatttgttttttctgtgctctgaagaaggcagctttggccaaagaagTACGCTGATTGATGCCTCCCCACAGTGTCTCACTTCATAAATAAACTTCACTCTGATGACGAAAGCCACCTGTATAATAATTGGAGGCAGTCTCTTCGCTGCGAAAGCCACAGATGAACATTTACTTTTACTTTTAATTTACGCTTACCTGTGTGCCTCTAACGAAACGATGAGAACCACAACTCGCAAAAGAAACTGAGAGGAGATCCtcggtggatcgtttgaatgctTCAGCAGCCACACGTTCGTTAAATCCGAGGTTGACACACTAAAGTTTGTTACTTGCCAGGTGGCATACTTAGGTTCGGTACATCCTACGTTAACGTGCTAAGATTTATTGTATCCGAAGTGGCATACAAAGATTCGTCACACCCGAGGTTAACGCACCAAAGGTCGCTACATCAaaggtggcatactaaggttcaTTTTTTCCGCAGTGGTATATACTAAAATAGTAACAGATCAGCCtacttataacggccgcagttataacgagCGCTCTTTTATTACAAACCGGGTTGGGGA comes from the Amblyomma americanum isolate KBUSLIRL-KWMA chromosome 1, ASM5285725v1, whole genome shotgun sequence genome and includes:
- the LOC144115433 gene encoding uncharacterized protein LOC144115433, whose product is MKFFASIALFAVVACAAFAEEAVKKDEKKEEKKDVEARGGVLGGVGGYGAGVAPGLVAAGLGGPGLVGGGAVGNPALVGAGLGHGVGLGGVGLGHGVGGGFQSGYGASAGGHQAGFQKGASGHNQGSGAFAGGSSQRNVNAYNNNQGYSHSSGFSASDTKKFGAGHQQGSSGFQGGAAGHQAGFGQSSFGKAAGVGHAGVGLHG
- the LOC144115434 gene encoding uncharacterized protein LOC144115434 isoform X2, which codes for MKTFATITLFAFVACIAFAEEAAKKEDKKDVEGRGGVLGGVGYGAGVGPGLVGPGVVGNPALVGAGLGHGVGLGGVGLGHGGGFQSGYGASAGGHQAGFQKGAAGHNQGSGAFAGGASHRNVNAYNNNQGYSHSSGFSSSDSKSFGTGHQQGSSGFQGGAAGHQAGFGQSSFGKAAGVGHAGVGLHG
- the LOC144115434 gene encoding uncharacterized protein LOC144115434 isoform X1 encodes the protein MKTQTFATITLFAFVACIAFAEEAAKKEDKKDVEGRGGVLGGVGYGAGVGPGLVGPGVVGNPALVGAGLGHGVGLGGVGLGHGGGFQSGYGASAGGHQAGFQKGAAGHNQGSGAFAGGASHRNVNAYNNNQGYSHSSGFSSSDSKSFGTGHQQGSSGFQGGAAGHQAGFGQSSFGKAAGVGHAGVGLHG